Genomic DNA from Nocardioides aquaticus:
ACCCGGGCACCTGGGTCGAGGACGGGTTGCTGGCCAACGCCACCGAGGACGGCCTGGCCGCAGACGGCGTCCTGACCGGCGTCGGGGAGGTCCACGGGCGCAAGGTCGCCGTGATCGCGCACGACTTCGCCGTCAAGGCCGGGTCGTGGGGTGCGCTGAACGTCGAGAAGCAGGTCCGCATCCTCGAACGCGCCGACCGCGACCTCCTGCCGGTGTTCTACCTCGTCGACTCCGCCGGCGGGCGCCTCACCGACCAGTACGGGTTCTTCCACGGCCGGCGTGGTGCGTCGAGGATCTTCCAGCTCCAGGTGGCCCTATCGGGCCGGGTGCCCCAGATCTGCTGCCTGCACGGGCCGTCGGCGGCCGGCGGTGCCTACATGCCGGCCTTCACCGACTGGGTCGGCATGGTCAACGGCAACGCGTCGATGTACCTGGCCTCCCCCCGCGTGGCCGAGAAGGTCACCGGGGAGAGGACCACGCTCGAGGAGATGGGCGGGGCGATGATGCACGCCAGCGTCTCCGGCTGCGGCGACGAGGTCTTCGACACCGACTGGGAGGTCGTCGCAGCCGCCCGTCACCTGCTGGCGTACCTCCCCGACAGCTGGGAGCGGGCACCGTCCCGCCAGGAACCCCGTGCGCCGGCACACCACGACTGGCCCGCCGACCTGATCCCCGAGGACCCCCAGGCCGGGTACGACGTGCGCGAGGTGGTCGACCGCTTCGTCGACGCGGACAGCTTCTTCGAGGTCAAGGCGCGCTGGGCCACCGAGATGGTCGTCGGCCTGGCCCGGCTGGACGGCGACGTGATCGGGATCGTGGCCAACCAGCCGTCGGTGCGCAGCGGTGCGATCTTCGTGGACTCCGCGGACAAGGCCGCCCGGTTCATCAGCATGTGCGACGCGTACAACATCCCGCTGCTCTTCCTCCAGGACGTGCCCGGGTTCATGGTGGGTGCGGCGATCGAACGCCAGGGGATCATCCGGCACGGCGCGAAGATGGTCACCGCCATGGCCAGTGCGGAGGTCCCGAAGATCACCGTCGTCCTCCGCAAGGCGTACGCCGCCGGCTACTACGCCATGT
This window encodes:
- a CDS encoding acyl-CoA carboxylase subunit beta yields the protein MAEASRPPVLEQMEVALAGNDASRWSDKIPVRDRITLLLDPGTWVEDGLLANATEDGLAADGVLTGVGEVHGRKVAVIAHDFAVKAGSWGALNVEKQVRILERADRDLLPVFYLVDSAGGRLTDQYGFFHGRRGASRIFQLQVALSGRVPQICCLHGPSAAGGAYMPAFTDWVGMVNGNASMYLASPRVAEKVTGERTTLEEMGGAMMHASVSGCGDEVFDTDWEVVAAARHLLAYLPDSWERAPSRQEPRAPAHHDWPADLIPEDPQAGYDVREVVDRFVDADSFFEVKARWATEMVVGLARLDGDVIGIVANQPSVRSGAIFVDSADKAARFISMCDAYNIPLLFLQDVPGFMVGAAIERQGIIRHGAKMVTAMASAEVPKITVVLRKAYAAGYYAMCAPGFEPRATLALPGAAIAPMSPEASTNAIYAKRIESIADPDEREAFVAEKIAEQSVGADLVNVASRLVVDAVVPPLQLRAELVDRFRAAAGWRRPPPRRHHVISPV